The genomic segment GCGCGAAACGAGGCGCGTACGCATAACCGATGCGGCCCGCGCCGGCCTTCGTCCAACGCTTGACGAGCCCAGCGCTCGCGTCGAGGGAGTCTCGCGTCGTCTCCACCAGGTTCGCCGGAACGCGATCTCCGGTGTCCATCATCGCCTGGCCGAACCGGGCGCGGATGCCCGAGCGCACGAGCTCCTCGGCCACGACATCGCCCCAGCGCGTCGTGCCCATGTCGAGGATCGTCGTCGTCCCGGTGGTGAGCAGCTCGCCGAGGCCGAGCCGCACGCACGCGCGCACCGATGCCTCATCGTGTGCGGCCTCGAGCGGCCAGATGAAGCGGCGCAGCCAGTCGAGCAGGCCGACATCCTCGGCGAGACCGCGGAAGATCGTCTGCACGAGGTGCACGTGGGTCTGCACCAACCCCGGCATCAGGTAGCAGCCGGAGCAGTCCACGACCTCCGTGTCGGGCGGCAGCTGCAGATCCGTACCGATCTGCGTGATGCGTGCGCCGCTCACCAGAATGTCCCCCTTGATCGGGCGCGCACCGTCGCTCATCGGGAGAAGGGTGCCGCCGCGAAGCAGGATCGCCACTAGTGTCGCGTCCCGCGAGGGCAGCGGCGAGGGCTCCCTCGACGAGCGTCTGCGCCCAGCGCGCCCGACCGCCGCACGCCCGGTGATGAGCGGGCGCGCGTAGCCAGCAGCGAGGAGAGGGAGCGCGCGCCGCTGTCGCTCGCGGGGCGTGGCACTACGTGTACGCCAGCTCGCGCAGCGCGGTCGCGAGCGCGCGCGTCCCGAGGATGACGTCCTCCGCGGCCGTGGCCTCCTCGGGGCAATGCGAGCGTCCCCCGATGCTCGGCACGAAGATCATCGCCGCGTGCGCCGCGACGCTGAGCACCTGCGAGTCGTGGCCTGCGCCGCTCGTCATGTCGCGGGGTGCGACACCGCACGCGACGCAGGCGCGCCGCGCGACATCGGTAGCCCGCTCGTTGAGCAGCACGGGTGGGCGGTCGCGGAGGGTGCGCACGTCGACAGCGAGCTCGCGTTCGCGTCCGGCGACCTTGCAGACCTTCGTGATCTCCGACACGAGCAGGGCGCGCTGCGCGTTGTCGCTGTGGCGGGCGTCCACGGTGAAGCGCGCCATGCCGGGCACGACATTCACTTGCGCGGGCTCGACGCTGATGGTGCCGACCGTCGCGACCGCGGGCGGGCCCATCTCGCGCGCGACCTCGGCGATCGCCAGCATCATCGCGGATGCGCCGAGAAGGGCATCGCGTCGACGGTCCATCGCGGTCGCGCCGGCGTGGTCGGGCTGTCCGCGGACGACGACCTCGAGGTGCGCGGTGCCGGCGATCGTGCGCACCACACCCAGCCGCGGGCCCTCTTCCTCGAGGAGCGGACCCTGCTCGATGTGGAGCTCGACGAAGGTGTCGATATCGCGGCGGATCGCCTGCGCGACATTCGCCGGGTCGAGGCCGACGCCGCGCATCGCATCGGCCAGCGTTACGCCGTCGGCGTCGCGGACGCGCGAGGCTTCATCGGGCTCGATGCGGTCGGCGATCGCGCGCGCTCCCCAGAAGTTCGTGTTGAATCGGCTGCCTTCCTCTTCGCAGATCGCGACGGCCTCGAGGATCCGAAGGGGCCGACCGAGCGCCGACACGAGGCTCGTCACGGCCTCGACCGCCGCGACGACTCCGAGCGCCCCGTCGAGCGGACCGCCTCCGCGCACCGTGTCGATGTGCGAGCCGGTCACGATGGCGCGTCCGCCGCGCGATCCCTCGACGCGTCCCCAGATATTGCCGACCGCGTCGCGCCGCACCAGCAGTCCCGCCCCCTTCATCCAGCCGGAAACGAGCTCGGTCGCCGCGACCCATGACGGCGTGTACAGCGCGCGATAGAGACCGCCGCCCGGAAGAGCGCCGCGCTGTGCGAGCTCGTCGAGGCGACGCAGC from the Candidatus Limnocylindria bacterium genome contains:
- a CDS encoding Zn-dependent hydrolase, encoding MKTLEAVAIDERRLLRRLDELAQRGALPGGGLYRALYTPSWVAATELVSGWMKGAGLLVRRDAVGNIWGRVEGSRGGRAIVTGSHIDTVRGGGPLDGALGVVAAVEAVTSLVSALGRPLRILEAVAICEEEGSRFNTNFWGARAIADRIEPDEASRVRDADGVTLADAMRGVGLDPANVAQAIRRDIDTFVELHIEQGPLLEEEGPRLGVVRTIAGTAHLEVVVRGQPDHAGATAMDRRRDALLGASAMMLAIAEVAREMGPPAVATVGTISVEPAQVNVVPGMARFTVDARHSDNAQRALLVSEITKVCKVAGRERELAVDVRTLRDRPPVLLNERATDVARRACVACGVAPRDMTSGAGHDSQVLSVAAHAAMIFVPSIGGRSHCPEEATAAEDVILGTRALATALRELAYT